In Sphaeramia orbicularis chromosome 14, fSphaOr1.1, whole genome shotgun sequence, the following are encoded in one genomic region:
- the exoc3l2a gene encoding tumor necrosis factor alpha-induced protein 2 → MPILKKLPGRSKSCQEFPRVNGELILPRLDLDLKDLNDLNDLKELNDLKELNKNLNPFEDVDLDEDERNGGDMGLIMGNLQLRSNRDGEEEENEVNAERHGAGNPKGKPLKGTLERICGVSPLKTLGKLGKGLRISGRNVWGNNSPNYSPGDSNTLPPEREKRKGLRRSSEGIMTLLRFTGRRKEERRESLPCGDLSTNSEAEASRRPSFLRIVSLGKLKRESMSDKASQEGSEETVEEEPVLKPREPLSVLEILQLVNHRDLLLADTHIQELERECELLSLLPTTTTSPTLTPTICPSTPPGMLSISLPTLDESLSSNATLDSSRRKAKDVELLYEALQKEMWDVVRESLRQPSAGPNLGLVVLVIQQEEHADAAWALREETKPERESMLVQPSHRPRRLKMKWRQAVAEAADWSLPHQVDTQAGQLASYLERLRSRMVDDLDAARRNAVSIYPEEFSAFQVYVESYHRAVAKRLRTITSGPLQITDVYSLLDWFYNIYNRDVLGTIGTSTPINYSPLDPILPQNTVDRLEQDCLSIVREKVTTELIQVLDEEERRWAQTLHIEEYQSHLARSIIQRLKVDLDRSTSVNQFLGARVARCSLIGLADFLYSFQRKVEMFHETQAEFGDRGDGYVSRTIALVNSCPPLRSFVERCRQCDPQGSEETAQRANSSLDRIINQSVRVLTDRLFEHIRPFFDKLMKRKWLNNTEAFEAIEGSIKQHFKKFRRMDSPPYQTLVGEVHRRVMVEYVRALMRGRVICTSSKMRKRMGFRLQDEAKQLKGLFKDLESSSSWLDSILCHLADIILLEDTPSIQMEVAILVKEFPDIRKKHVSTLLNVRGMMRQAERQEILTIVKDFECTSVLLCRDHALFSDIPITSEVHCISLGLLRLAMTVTNWFSEHRPRRNQRASGRNTASQRSEGHNMEDMSKIHRED, encoded by the exons AGCTGAACAAGAACCTGAATCCGTTTGAGGATGTGGATCTGGACGAGGACGAGAGGAACGGTGGCGACATGGGCCTGATCATGGGAAACCTCCAGCTCAGGTCAAACCGTGACGGTGAGGAGGAAGAGAACGAGGTGAACGCAGAGAGGCACGGGGCCGGGAACCCTAAAGGGAAGCCCCTGAAGGGAACCCTGGAGCGGATCTGTGGAGTGTCCCCCCTCAAGACCCTCGGGAAACTGGGGAAGGGGCTGCGCATATCAGGACGCAACGTATGGGGGAACAACTCTCCAAACTACAGTCCTGGGGATTCCAACACACTCCCACCAGAGAGGGAGAAACGGAAAGGTCTCCGGAGAAGCTCAGAGGGAATTATGACCCTTCTGAG ATTTACAGGTCGACGCAAAGAGGAGCGCAGAGAAAGCCTGCCCTGTGGGGATCTGAGCACCAACAGCGAGGCGGAGGCTTCCAGGCGACCCTCCTTCCTCAGGATAGTCAGTCTGGGCAAGCTGAAGAGGGAATCCATGTCAGACAAGGCCTCTCAAGAGGGTTCAGAGGAAACTGTGGAGGAGGAGCCAGTGCTCAAACCCAGAGAGCCGCTTTCAG TCCTAGAGATCTTACAGTTGGTCAACCACCGGGACCTCCTCCTCGCTGACACGCACATCCAAGAGCTGGAACGAGAGTGTGAGTTGCTGTCTCTGctgcccaccaccaccaccagtccCACCCTCACTCCCACCATTTGCCCCAGCACCCCACCAGGCATGCTCTCCATATCCCTTCCAACCCTGGATGAATCCCTCAGCTCCAACGCCACCCTAGACTCAAGCCGGCGGAAAGCTAAGGACGTGGAGCTCCTGTATGAAGCCCTGCAGAAGGAGATGTGGGACGTGGTGCGGGAGTCCCTCCGCCAGCCCAGCGCCGGTCCCAACCTTGGACTGGTGGTGCTGGTGATCCAACAGGAGGAACATGCTGACGCTGCCTGGGCCTTGAGGGAGGAGACCAAACCGGAGCGAGAGAGCATGCTGGTACAGCCCAGTCATCGACCCCGAAGGCTGAAGATGAAGTGGAGGCAGGCTGTGGCGGAGGCTGCAGACTGGAGTCTCCCGCATCAGGTGGACACCCAGGCGGGTCAGCTGGCCTCGTACCTAGAGCGCCTCCGGAGCCGCATGGTGGATGACCTGGACGCAGCGAGGAGGAACGCTGTGTCCATCTACCCAGAGGAGTTTTCTGCCTTTCAGGTTTATGTGGAAAGTTATCATCGGGCTGTGGCCAAACGCCTCCGGACCATCACCagtggcccgctgcagatcacaGACGTCTACTCACTACTGGACTGGTTCTACAACATCTACAACAG GGATGTACTAGGAACCATTGGCACCAGCACACCCATCAACTACTCCCCACTGGATCCAATTCTGCCTCAAAATACAGTGGACAGACTCGAACAAGACTGCCTCAGTATCGTCAGG GAAAAGGTGACCACAGAACTGATTCAGGTTCTggatgaagaggagaggagatgggCTCAGACTCTGCACATAGAGGAGTATCAGTCTCACCTGGCGCGCTCTATCATCCAG AGACTAAAGGTGGACCTGGACAGATCTACATCTGTGAACCAGTTTCTTGGGGCGCGAGTGGCTCGTTGTAGTCTGATTGGATTGGCTGACTTTCTGTATAG TTTTCAGAGAAAGGTGGAGATGTTTCATGAGACTCAGGCAGAATTTGGTGATCGAGGTGACGGATATGTTTCCAGGACCATAGCTCTGGTCAACTCCTGCCCTCCTCTCAG ATCCTTTGTGGAGCGCTGCAGGCAGTGTGATCCACAGGGCAGCGAGGAGACAGCACAGAGAGCAAATTCCTCCCTGGACCGGATCATCAACCAGTCGGTCAGGGTTCTCACCGATAGACTGTTTGAACACATCAGG CCATTCTTTGACAAGTTGATGAAGAGAAAGTGGCTCAACAACACCGAGGCCTTTGAAGCCATTGAGGGCAGCATTAAACAACACTTCAAAAAGTTCAGAAGGATGGACTCTCCACCGTATCAG ACCCTGGTGGGCGAGGTGCACCGGCGGGTCATGGTGGAGTATGTCCGAGCCCTCATGCGGGGTCGGGTCATCTGCACATCCTCcaagatgaggaagaggatggGTTTCCGACTGCAAGATGAGGCTAAACAGCTAAAAGGACTCTTTAAGGATCTG GAATCGAGCTCGTCCTGGTTGGACAGCATCCTCTGTCACCTGGCTGACATCATCCTACTGGAGGACACGCCCTCCATCCAGATGGAGGTTGCCATCCTGGTGAAAGAGTTTCCAGATATACG GAAGAAGCACGTCTCCACCCTGTTAAATGTACGAGGGATGATGAGGCAGGCGGAGCGTCAGGAGATCCTCACCATTGTCAAAGACTTTGAATGCACCAGTGTTCTTCTATGTCGAGACCACGCCCTCTTTTCGGATATCCCCATCACCTCCGAGGTGCACTGCATCAGCCTGGGCCTCCTCCGTCTGGCCATGACCGTCACCAACTGGTTCTCAGAGCATCGGCCGAGACGAAACCAGAGGGCGAGCGGAAGAAACACGGCATCTCAACGCAGTGAGGGCCACAATATGGAAGACATGAGCAAAATCCACAGAGAAGATTAA